In Saccharothrix syringae, the following are encoded in one genomic region:
- a CDS encoding serine hydrolase domain-containing protein, producing MLSVILSGLLVLPAAPTTTPTPATIDAVVEQYRERTGLPGVAVAVTRGTTVVHAAGYGHAPGGEPISAHTPMAVASVSKSFTALAVMQLVERGRIRLDDPVRAHLPEFTMADPRADRITIRRLLDQTSGMSDTTHRSFSGPRVHTLREAVAAMRGSTLAADPGTRWEYHNPNFQLAARLVEVVGGVPFAEHLRREVFAPLGMRDSSTADTERDLPPTARGHLVVLGVPVALPEPPAFGNGSGGVLSSAHDMAAWLVMQNSGGTPVATPETIAATHSAAPGSYALGWFVGTTPAGARLVDHGGDLFTSTAYQALLPESGHGIAVMANTGTRHGDAEALGRRLVDLLEGRQPAPANDPYRVVDAVLLGSAVAVAVLSVRGVARARRWAARRPRWATARLLLLPLPLVLAATVHRVVGYLYRGRDVAWLQVAYLYPTFVVALLVAAVGGVAVLAARLLARRGQRGASTTTE from the coding sequence GTGCTCAGCGTGATCCTCTCTGGCCTGCTCGTACTCCCCGCCGCCCCCACCACCACCCCCACCCCTGCCACGATCGACGCCGTGGTCGAGCAGTACCGGGAGCGGACCGGCCTGCCGGGGGTCGCGGTGGCCGTCACCCGCGGCACCACCGTGGTGCACGCCGCCGGCTACGGCCACGCGCCCGGCGGCGAGCCGATCTCGGCGCACACCCCCATGGCCGTCGCGTCGGTGAGCAAGTCCTTCACCGCCCTGGCCGTGATGCAACTGGTGGAACGCGGCCGCATCCGGCTCGACGACCCGGTCCGGGCGCACCTGCCCGAGTTCACCATGGCCGACCCGCGCGCCGACCGGATCACGATCCGCCGGCTGCTCGACCAGACCTCCGGCATGTCGGACACCACCCACCGCTCGTTCAGCGGCCCGCGGGTCCACACCCTGCGAGAAGCCGTGGCGGCGATGCGCGGTTCGACCCTCGCCGCCGACCCCGGCACCCGCTGGGAGTACCACAACCCGAACTTCCAGCTCGCCGCGCGCCTGGTCGAGGTCGTCGGCGGCGTCCCGTTCGCCGAGCACCTGCGGCGGGAGGTGTTCGCGCCGCTCGGCATGCGCGACAGCAGCACCGCCGACACCGAGCGCGACCTCCCGCCGACCGCCCGGGGCCACCTGGTGGTCCTCGGCGTGCCCGTCGCGCTGCCCGAACCACCCGCGTTCGGCAACGGCTCCGGCGGCGTGCTCAGCTCCGCCCACGACATGGCGGCGTGGCTGGTCATGCAGAACAGCGGCGGCACGCCGGTCGCCACCCCGGAGACCATCGCGGCGACCCACTCCGCCGCGCCCGGCTCGTACGCCCTGGGCTGGTTCGTGGGCACGACACCCGCCGGTGCCCGGCTGGTCGACCACGGCGGCGACCTGTTCACCTCGACCGCGTACCAGGCGCTGCTGCCGGAATCCGGCCACGGCATCGCGGTCATGGCCAACACCGGCACGCGGCACGGCGACGCCGAAGCCCTCGGCCGACGCCTCGTCGACCTGCTGGAGGGCAGGCAGCCGGCACCCGCGAACGACCCGTACCGCGTCGTGGACGCGGTGCTGCTCGGCTCGGCGGTCGCCGTCGCGGTGCTCTCGGTCCGGGGCGTGGCGCGGGCCCGGCGCTGGGCGGCCCGCCGACCGAGGTGGGCCACCGCCCGCCTGCTCCTCCTGCCGCTGCCGCTGGTGCTCGCCGCGACCGTTCACCGGGTCGTGGGCTACCTCTACCGGGGGCGTGACGTGGCGTGGCTCCAGGTCGCCTACCTCTACCCGACGTTCGTGGTCGCGCTGCTGGTGGCGGCCGTCGGTGGCGTCGCCGTGCTCGCCGCCCGGCTGCTCGCGCGCCGGGGTCAGCGCGGTGCGTCGACCACCACCGAGTGA
- a CDS encoding L-talarate/galactarate dehydratase yields the protein MTSPAVLDRISSVALSSVTLPLPTGISDAKVFTGRQRPMTEVAVLFAEIRTEAGLAGIGFSYSKRAGGPAQFAHAREVAPDLVGEDPSDIGRLWTKLVWAGASVGRSGAATQALAAFDVALWDLKAKRAGLPLAKLLGAHRDSVRCYDTSGGFLHEPVERIRDNATRALESGVGGVKVKVGLPDTAEDLRRVAAVREHLGDGVPLMVDANQQWDRPTATRACRALEEFDLVWVEEPLDAHDAEGHAELARALATPVASGEMLTSVAEHWELIRAGAVDVLQPDAPRVGGITQFLKLATLADHHHLQLAPHFAMEVHVHLAAAYPREPWVEHFDWLHPLFNERLEISGGRVHLSDRPGLGIALSEQARAWTVHSVVVDAPR from the coding sequence ATGACCAGTCCAGCCGTCCTCGACCGGATCTCCTCGGTGGCCCTGTCCTCGGTCACCCTGCCGCTGCCGACCGGCATCAGCGACGCCAAGGTGTTCACCGGCAGGCAGCGGCCGATGACCGAGGTGGCGGTGCTGTTCGCCGAGATCCGCACCGAGGCCGGACTGGCGGGGATCGGGTTCTCCTACTCGAAGCGCGCGGGCGGGCCGGCGCAGTTCGCGCACGCCCGCGAGGTGGCGCCCGACCTGGTCGGCGAGGACCCCAGCGACATCGGCAGGCTGTGGACCAAGCTGGTCTGGGCGGGCGCGTCGGTCGGCCGGAGCGGGGCGGCGACCCAGGCGCTGGCCGCGTTCGACGTGGCCCTGTGGGATCTCAAGGCCAAGCGCGCGGGCCTGCCGCTGGCCAAGCTGCTCGGCGCCCACCGCGACTCGGTGCGCTGCTACGACACGTCCGGCGGGTTCCTGCACGAGCCGGTCGAGCGGATCCGCGACAACGCCACGCGCGCGCTGGAGTCGGGCGTGGGCGGCGTCAAGGTCAAGGTCGGCCTGCCCGACACCGCCGAGGACCTGCGCCGCGTGGCCGCCGTCCGCGAGCACCTGGGCGACGGCGTGCCGCTGATGGTGGACGCCAACCAGCAGTGGGACCGGCCCACCGCCACGCGCGCCTGCCGGGCCCTGGAGGAGTTCGACCTGGTCTGGGTCGAGGAGCCGCTGGACGCCCACGACGCGGAGGGCCACGCCGAGCTGGCCCGCGCGCTGGCCACCCCGGTGGCCTCCGGGGAGATGCTGACCAGCGTCGCCGAGCACTGGGAGCTGATCCGCGCGGGCGCGGTCGACGTCCTCCAGCCCGACGCGCCCCGCGTCGGCGGGATCACCCAGTTCCTGAAGCTCGCCACCCTGGCCGACCACCACCACCTCCAGCTCGCGCCCCACTTCGCCATGGAGGTCCACGTCCACCTGGCCGCCGCCTACCCGCGCGAGCCGTGGGTCGAGCACTTCGACTGGCTGCACCCGCTGTTCAACGAGCGCCTGGAGATCAGCGGCGGCCGCGTGCACCTGTCCGACCGCCCCGGCCTGGGCATCGCGCTGAGCGAGCAGGCCCGCGCCTGGACGGTTCACTCGGTGGTGGTCGACGCACCGCGCTGA
- a CDS encoding DUF6069 family protein, with translation MADVRKTRIDPVRRDPEETLAWPEGRSGLRFDAAGNAVDGTGRRFDAARLWAGGAATALVAGLLAVVGILVARGLLGVAVLAPKGEGAWGNANTLTYALVSAACALLATGMAQLLLATTPSATRFFGWIMALLTAIAVVLPLSLDVSTEGKVFTAVLNLLIGVAITVLVRGVAVGARR, from the coding sequence ATGGCCGACGTGCGCAAGACCCGGATCGACCCGGTGCGCCGGGACCCCGAGGAGACCCTCGCCTGGCCGGAGGGCCGGTCCGGGCTGCGGTTCGACGCCGCCGGGAACGCCGTCGACGGGACCGGGCGCCGCTTCGACGCCGCCCGGCTGTGGGCGGGTGGTGCGGCCACCGCGCTGGTGGCGGGCCTGCTGGCGGTGGTCGGCATCCTGGTGGCCCGCGGCCTGCTCGGCGTGGCCGTGCTGGCGCCCAAGGGCGAGGGCGCCTGGGGCAACGCGAACACGCTCACCTACGCGCTGGTCTCGGCGGCGTGCGCGTTGCTCGCGACGGGCATGGCGCAGTTGCTGCTGGCCACCACGCCCAGCGCGACGAGGTTCTTCGGCTGGATCATGGCCCTGCTCACCGCGATCGCCGTGGTGCTGCCGCTCAGCCTGGACGTCAGCACCGAGGGCAAGGTGTTCACCGCGGTGCTGAACCTGCTGATCGGCGTGGCCATCACGGTGCTGGTGCGCGGGGTGGCGGTCGGCGCCCGGCGTTGA